In one window of Gemmatimonadota bacterium DNA:
- the ybeY gene encoding rRNA maturation RNase YbeY: MRPATDRRKRVTVVVAGRSPLPAATVARVARATLATARRPVVTLQVTWLTRPAMQRLHRTWKGQDRPTDVLSFALVAPDGTITGDVYICPAVARQQAREFGVPPREEAIRLVVHGALHVLGLDHPEGEARTRSAMWRAQERLVSRLA; the protein is encoded by the coding sequence GTGCGTCCGGCCACCGACCGGCGTAAGCGGGTCACGGTCGTGGTGGCGGGACGCTCGCCGCTCCCGGCGGCCACCGTCGCGCGGGTGGCGCGCGCCACGCTGGCCACCGCGCGGCGGCCCGTGGTGACGCTGCAGGTCACCTGGCTGACGCGGCCGGCCATGCAGCGGCTGCACCGGACGTGGAAGGGCCAGGACCGGCCCACCGACGTGCTCTCCTTTGCGCTGGTGGCCCCCGACGGTACGATCACGGGCGACGTGTACATCTGCCCCGCCGTGGCCCGGCAGCAGGCCCGGGAGTTCGGGGTCCCACCCCGCGAGGAGGCCATCCGCCTCGTGGTGCACGGGGCGCTGCACGTGCTCGGCCTCGACCACCCCGAGGGGGAGGCCCGCACCCGGTCCGCGATGTGGCGGGCGCAGGAACGCCTCGTCTCCAGGCTCGCATGA
- a CDS encoding HlyC/CorC family transporter, with translation MIETLHHLLTPFATFCFALWAAWLSFAAEADTEVPRILADQQVGVGGRLPPARALYAGHLFLLVLAGAAGGIAETWWEWAPLGATLRLLLAVVLVWVVASLLPRLLAAVAPDLPPLVRPAALRSLRVFAPLLALVARADNRIRAPSPALNRESGPARRDMLLGLFSLADMTVAEVMTPRIDIIAVDTAATGEEVVATLRRSEHARILVLDGHPDAVVGVLYAKDMVASLATGAEAGEWQAFIRPAAFVPEGKTLDRQLRDFQRGPSHLAVVVDEFGGTAGLITLEDILEEVVGEIQDEHDTDEAPPIVEDAEGRLSIEGGVPLAELEALLGHHFQREDLATVGGLALDLFGRVPRSGERTEVDGYELVAEQVARRRVRRVLITRPAPLEAEPGEGAG, from the coding sequence ATGATCGAAACCCTGCACCACCTGCTGACGCCGTTCGCGACCTTCTGCTTTGCGCTCTGGGCCGCGTGGCTTTCGTTTGCCGCCGAGGCGGACACCGAGGTCCCGCGGATCCTCGCCGATCAGCAGGTCGGCGTGGGGGGACGGCTGCCCCCCGCGCGCGCGCTCTACGCCGGCCACCTCTTCCTGCTGGTGCTCGCGGGCGCCGCGGGCGGAATCGCGGAGACCTGGTGGGAGTGGGCGCCGCTCGGCGCCACGCTGCGCCTGCTGCTGGCCGTGGTGCTGGTGTGGGTGGTGGCGAGCCTCCTGCCGCGCCTGCTCGCCGCGGTGGCGCCCGACCTGCCGCCGCTGGTGCGCCCCGCCGCACTCCGGAGCCTGCGGGTGTTCGCGCCGCTCCTGGCCCTTGTGGCCCGGGCCGACAACCGCATCCGGGCGCCAAGCCCCGCCCTCAATCGCGAAAGCGGACCGGCCCGGCGCGACATGCTGCTCGGGCTCTTTTCCCTGGCCGACATGACGGTGGCGGAGGTGATGACGCCGCGGATCGACATCATCGCGGTGGACACCGCCGCGACCGGCGAGGAGGTGGTCGCCACCCTCCGCCGGTCCGAGCACGCGCGCATCCTGGTCCTGGACGGGCACCCCGACGCCGTGGTCGGCGTGCTCTACGCCAAGGACATGGTCGCCAGCCTCGCCACCGGTGCCGAGGCGGGGGAGTGGCAGGCCTTCATCCGGCCCGCGGCCTTCGTGCCGGAAGGGAAGACCCTCGACCGCCAGCTGCGCGACTTCCAGCGCGGGCCGAGCCACCTCGCGGTGGTGGTCGACGAGTTCGGCGGCACCGCGGGCCTGATCACGCTCGAGGACATCCTGGAGGAGGTGGTGGGCGAGATCCAGGACGAGCACGACACCGACGAGGCGCCGCCGATCGTGGAAGACGCCGAGGGGCGCCTGTCCATCGAGGGCGGCGTGCCGCTGGCCGAGCTGGAGGCGCTGCTCGGGCACCACTTCCAGCGGGAGGACCTGGCCACCGTGGGCGGTCTCGCGCTCGACCTGTTCGGGCGGGTGCCCCGCAGCGGCGAGCGCACCGAGGTGGACGGCTACGAACTGGTGGCGGAGCAGGTGGCGCGCCGGCGGGTGCGGCGGGTGCTGATCACCCGGCCTGCGCCCCTCGAGGCGGAGCCGGGGGAGGGCGCCGGATGA
- a CDS encoding HlyC/CorC family transporter has translation MIWAVLAVGLGLAIFGAMAGTALVSLSRLELTRAVAGQLKGNAGSLDWLAQMEEYLGVTGILTALGMIIVGAALPAFFTGYTLAALALVLVLVVVPGVLLAGYFIPRWLVRPRAERLRSLVVPLLRLLASLVRLVLPARARPGASELRAVWREGAAIGLAKDDELLMVGGVMTFTERPAREVMTPRTELVAVAEHDALEDIAAVFAQSGYSRLPVYRGTLDEIVGMLHAFDLFRLRPGDQLPIRPVANAPATRTCGDLLLDMQRERRHLAVVLDEFGGTQGIVTLEDLLEELVGEIFDEHDPAPEAEAAGPLLFETDGGTPVSAIEERFELRLPEVRVSTAGGLLAELAGRIPQAGERFMVRGLEFEVMQASPTRVDRVLIRRGAAPPIVLSPPVAGGGLA, from the coding sequence ATGATCTGGGCCGTCCTCGCCGTGGGCCTCGGGCTCGCCATCTTCGGCGCCATGGCCGGCACCGCGCTCGTCTCCCTGAGCCGGCTGGAGCTCACCCGCGCGGTGGCCGGCCAGCTCAAGGGCAACGCCGGCTCGCTCGACTGGCTGGCGCAGATGGAGGAGTACCTCGGCGTTACCGGGATCCTCACCGCGCTGGGCATGATCATCGTCGGCGCCGCGCTGCCCGCCTTCTTCACCGGCTACACCCTCGCGGCCCTCGCGCTGGTGCTGGTGCTGGTGGTGGTCCCCGGGGTGCTGCTGGCGGGCTACTTCATCCCCCGCTGGCTGGTGCGGCCCCGGGCCGAGCGGCTGCGCAGCCTGGTGGTGCCGCTGCTCCGGCTGCTCGCCTCCCTGGTGCGGCTGGTGCTGCCGGCCCGGGCCCGGCCCGGCGCGAGCGAGCTGCGGGCGGTGTGGCGGGAGGGGGCGGCCATCGGGCTCGCCAAGGACGACGAGCTGCTGATGGTCGGCGGGGTGATGACGTTCACCGAACGCCCGGCCCGCGAGGTCATGACCCCCCGCACCGAGCTGGTGGCGGTGGCGGAGCACGACGCCCTCGAGGACATCGCCGCGGTCTTCGCGCAGAGCGGCTACAGCCGCCTCCCCGTGTACCGGGGGACCCTCGACGAGATCGTGGGGATGCTGCACGCCTTCGACCTCTTCCGCCTGCGCCCCGGCGACCAGCTTCCCATCCGCCCGGTGGCCAACGCGCCGGCCACCCGGACTTGCGGCGACCTGCTGCTCGACATGCAGCGGGAGCGCCGCCACCTCGCCGTGGTGCTCGACGAGTTCGGCGGCACCCAGGGGATCGTGACCCTCGAGGACCTGCTGGAGGAGCTGGTGGGCGAGATCTTCGACGAGCACGACCCCGCGCCGGAGGCCGAGGCCGCCGGCCCGCTGCTGTTCGAGACGGACGGCGGCACGCCGGTGAGCGCCATCGAGGAGCGCTTCGAGCTCCGGCTGCCCGAGGTGCGGGTGAGCACCGCCGGTGGCCTGCTGGCCGAGCTGGCCGGCCGGATCCCGCAGGCCGGTGAACGGTTCATGGTGCGCGGGCTCGAGTTCGAGGTGATGCAGGCCTCGCCTACCCGGGTGGACCGGGTGCTGATCCGTCGCGGGGCCGCGCCGCCCATCGTGCTGTCCCCGCCCGTGGCCGGAGGAGGCCTCGCGTGA
- the mgtE gene encoding magnesium transporter encodes MSRTATIVRSMLELIRRGNLRGFLALAEKAEPADLGDVLSSLNDEERLEVVKALPARLSGAALVEMTDETQAEETMESLAEEAPATAGEIVEELPDDEAADLVGNLDPEDQERILAEVEDRADIEDLLRYDPETAGGLMTAQVVAVRDDTTAGEAIESLRRQAEEIEDFTQVYVVDETGHLLGVLPIKGLVTSPAGRPVREIMEDTEIRVAPEMDQEDVARIMSRYNVPAVPVVDGGGRLLGQVTFDDVIDVVEAEQTEDLLKFGGTSADEELAAPWTGAVRSRLPWLLVNLVTAFAAGAVASFFADRVSAVRALIFWMPVIAGMGGNGGTQALAVTVRRVALGLIPVGRATSIVGKEVLAGMVNGAVNGAAAALVAVTLGHGAALGLVVFLAMTCNLLVAGFAGAFIPLVLNRMGIDPAVASSIFVTTFTDVCGYSLLFGLAGWLLQV; translated from the coding sequence GTGAGCCGCACCGCGACCATCGTCCGCTCGATGCTGGAGCTCATCCGCCGGGGCAACCTGCGCGGCTTCCTGGCGCTGGCGGAGAAGGCGGAGCCCGCCGACCTCGGCGACGTGCTCTCCTCCCTGAACGATGAGGAACGCCTCGAGGTGGTGAAGGCGCTGCCCGCGCGGCTCTCCGGCGCGGCACTCGTCGAGATGACCGACGAGACCCAGGCCGAAGAGACGATGGAAAGCCTGGCCGAGGAGGCGCCCGCCACCGCCGGCGAGATCGTGGAGGAGCTGCCGGACGACGAGGCGGCCGACCTCGTCGGCAACCTCGACCCCGAGGACCAGGAGCGGATCCTGGCGGAGGTGGAGGACCGGGCGGACATCGAGGACCTGCTCCGCTACGACCCGGAGACCGCGGGCGGCCTCATGACCGCCCAGGTGGTGGCGGTCCGGGACGACACCACCGCGGGGGAGGCGATCGAGTCGCTGCGACGGCAGGCCGAGGAGATCGAGGACTTCACCCAGGTCTACGTCGTGGACGAGACCGGGCACCTGCTCGGGGTGCTGCCGATCAAGGGCCTGGTGACCAGCCCGGCCGGTCGGCCGGTGCGGGAGATCATGGAGGACACGGAGATCCGGGTGGCCCCCGAGATGGACCAGGAGGACGTGGCCCGGATCATGAGCCGCTACAACGTCCCCGCCGTCCCGGTGGTGGATGGGGGCGGCAGACTGCTCGGGCAGGTGACCTTCGATGACGTGATCGACGTCGTCGAGGCGGAACAGACCGAGGACCTCCTCAAGTTCGGCGGCACCTCCGCCGACGAAGAGCTCGCCGCGCCGTGGACCGGCGCCGTGCGCAGCCGGCTCCCCTGGCTGCTGGTGAACCTGGTGACCGCCTTTGCGGCCGGCGCGGTCGCCTCGTTCTTCGCCGACCGGGTCTCGGCGGTGCGCGCGCTCATCTTCTGGATGCCGGTCATCGCCGGCATGGGCGGCAACGGCGGCACCCAGGCCCTGGCCGTGACCGTGCGCCGCGTGGCGCTCGGGCTCATCCCGGTGGGGCGGGCCACCAGCATCGTGGGCAAGGAAGTGCTGGCGGGCATGGTGAACGGCGCGGTCAACGGGGCGGCGGCGGCCCTGGTGGCGGTGACGCTGGGGCACGGTGCCGCCCTGGGCCTGGTGGTCTTCCTGGCCATGACCTGCAACCTGCTCGTGGCCGGCTTTGCGGGGGCCTTCATCCCGCTGGTGCTCAACCGGATGGGCATCGACCCGGCCGTCGCGAGCTCGATCTTCGTGACTACCTTCACCGACGTCTGCGGCTACTCCCTCCTGTTCGGCCTCGCGGGCTGGCTGCTCCAGGTGTAA